A stretch of Chitinophaga caeni DNA encodes these proteins:
- a CDS encoding RagB/SusD family nutrient uptake outer membrane protein, whose protein sequence is MKTLIATNKITLLLAAAGIGLFLNSCTKQLDQNTQSVITDPIFWKTESDLIAGTNYLYSSLPDFNTPLEDRMSDLAVNITTRTVDQVSDGSRNIPSNDGRWNNAYAYIRAANNVIEKSAGIPSGEMKTYCIAQARFFRAMSYFNLVKIYGDVPYIWRTITGRDDELLYTPRTARETVVDSIYADLDFAAANCPQADQLPGSSSASGVAGKEYGRITRSAALAFKSRVALYEGSWNKFHGAPEFTGTKNPTKHFTIAKEAAQTVMNEAKHSLFTGTGELSYQDLFRYPGEYYANNKENILVRLYGQNMSNSIASHSYMRNNLTDGGNAATRAYVNLALYSDGLPAGKSTLDSNGIETGLLTDTRNRDPRLVMTLFKVGDPYASISGGTPIYGNTFYYHQQKYWTGQADFLTAQVYLDYIAIRYAEVLLNYAEATYELNESISDADLNATINLLRNRASNNDISKLPLLTNAFVNSNGLSMREEIRRERTIELAFEGFRYWDLIRWKTAEVELPKAIIERKYFDDINYGGSVVPPLLDGYVLFQAADKRKFDTQKDYLWPLPSAQIGLSNNTLTQNPNWQ, encoded by the coding sequence ATGAAAACATTAATAGCAACAAATAAAATAACACTTCTTCTTGCCGCAGCCGGAATAGGTTTATTTTTAAATAGCTGCACCAAGCAACTCGATCAGAATACGCAATCGGTGATCACCGATCCCATTTTCTGGAAAACAGAAAGCGACTTGATCGCAGGTACGAACTACTTATATAGTAGTCTGCCCGACTTCAATACTCCATTGGAAGACCGCATGAGCGACCTGGCCGTAAATATTACCACCCGGACGGTAGACCAGGTGAGTGACGGCTCCCGGAATATCCCGTCCAATGACGGACGTTGGAATAATGCTTATGCTTACATCCGCGCAGCGAATAATGTAATTGAAAAATCAGCCGGTATACCTAGTGGCGAGATGAAGACTTACTGCATCGCGCAAGCCAGGTTTTTCAGGGCAATGTCCTATTTTAACTTGGTTAAAATTTACGGCGATGTACCTTACATCTGGAGAACGATTACAGGTAGGGATGATGAATTGTTGTACACCCCAAGAACCGCCAGGGAGACCGTGGTAGATTCCATATATGCAGATTTGGACTTTGCAGCGGCCAATTGTCCGCAGGCAGATCAACTACCGGGTAGTTCTTCGGCTAGCGGCGTAGCCGGAAAAGAATATGGCCGCATTACAAGAAGTGCCGCTTTAGCCTTTAAATCCAGGGTAGCATTGTATGAAGGAAGCTGGAATAAGTTTCATGGTGCACCGGAGTTTACGGGAACTAAAAACCCCACTAAGCATTTCACCATTGCGAAAGAAGCCGCCCAAACGGTGATGAATGAAGCGAAGCATAGTTTATTCACCGGCACAGGCGAACTTAGCTACCAGGATCTTTTCAGGTACCCCGGCGAATATTATGCTAACAATAAGGAAAATATTCTCGTTAGATTGTACGGGCAAAACATGTCGAACAGCATCGCTTCACATTCCTATATGCGGAATAACCTGACCGATGGCGGCAATGCGGCAACGAGAGCTTATGTAAACCTAGCGTTATATTCAGATGGCTTACCGGCCGGGAAATCCACCCTTGATTCCAACGGGATCGAAACAGGTTTGCTCACCGATACCAGGAATAGAGATCCCAGGTTAGTTATGACGCTGTTCAAAGTTGGCGATCCTTATGCGTCCATTTCTGGCGGTACGCCCATTTATGGAAATACATTTTATTACCACCAGCAGAAATATTGGACGGGGCAGGCAGATTTCTTAACCGCCCAAGTGTACTTAGATTATATAGCCATCCGCTACGCGGAAGTTTTGTTGAACTACGCAGAAGCGACTTACGAGCTCAATGAAAGTATTTCGGATGCCGATCTGAACGCTACAATCAACCTGCTACGGAATAGGGCCAGCAACAACGACATCAGTAAATTACCGTTATTGACAAATGCATTCGTGAATTCGAACGGCCTGAGCATGCGGGAAGAAATTCGTAGGGAACGAACAATTGAGCTGGCATTTGAAGGCTTCAGGTACTGGGATCTGATCAGGTGGAAAACCGCGGAAGTAGAATTGCCCAAAGCAATTATTGAAAGGAAATATTTCGATGATATCAATTATGGCGGCTCGGTTGTACCACCGTTATTAGACGGGTACGTATTATTCCAAGCGGCAGATAAAAGGAAATTTGATACGCAAAAAGATTATTTGTGGCCATTGCCTTCCGCACAAATCGGTTTGAGTAACAACACTTTAACACAAAATCCAAACTGGCAATAA
- a CDS encoding SusC/RagA family TonB-linked outer membrane protein: MKILLGVLALIINPLITFSQSKKITGRVIDEANKPVPGVSIRIKNTASGTTSDAEGKFSLSVPAGAVLVFSNINYDTREMEVGDQTSMIVQLVTKVSDLNTVVVVGYGSRSKADVGGAVISVDEKILKDRPVTNTLSALQGAAPGLVITRSNGQPGREGWTARIRGITSLGAQNAPLFIIDGVEGDINSINPNDIQNITVLEDAASAAIYGAKAGGGVILVTTKGGKANQKTRVDFSSMYTWRTTYARPEGLSSRKEGELLNAANVNGGGNPAFSEQQLEWFDDPNVDDYLNPNTNQWEYYYNNSMQDILMRNQSPQRNLNLSVSGGGDKSSFLFSMGYLDQQGVFKFGPDQYSRFNARINYNTKFSNVFSLDTRLSFAKENIMAPSVGVSGSYGLMYNVYSIRASRNPIFTPGSDGKLYAFIGTISNAYPILKDGGYDDEDKYNVNGVVTLSAKQIVKGLNLKAVYSPGLVLSNREIYNKTVPRWTIDQNMNPVPGTSINPVNSLNKSRPYSITQNFFTTADYNYSIDKHNFNLLGGYEYKIYQYDRIQAIQRALLLNDFPTLNYTTLANADVGNVSDNIQVNTWISYFGRLSYNYNKKYYLEGTFRRDGSSRLAPGHKFQNFYAVNAFWRIAEEEWFKTALPWIDEFKVAASYGTTGGAQTSDPNANNYDFQSPLSRSYYPFNDARTAMFWQGSLPADSKAWEIIKTANIGFDLEMLRSRLRIHFDYFKKTNDNVFVAQQLPSMLGVAPNAANLAAIKVTGWGVNINWTDQFKNGSYFISANLSDDKNTVVKNIGGTVYGQGINSALVGMSTNSIFGYKADGYFDTEDELAGSPVRVSNTSVGDIKLIDRNKDGFINEGVNTAENHGDLVYLGNTNSRYVFGINAGVNWKGFDISVLFNGVGKRNVLINPENAMAFYSGWIMPWKIHEDYWRPDNLDAKFPRILVSDRINNVVSSHWVQDASYIRLKNLQVGYTLTKDKHHIKGLGDVRLYFSGQDLWEKTGMWFNYYDPENTDRISYGYPMWRSYAMGLNVSF; this comes from the coding sequence ATGAAAATACTCTTGGGAGTACTAGCATTAATTATCAATCCCTTAATTACTTTTTCACAATCAAAAAAAATTACCGGTAGAGTTATCGACGAGGCCAACAAACCGGTTCCGGGTGTTTCCATCAGGATTAAAAACACGGCTTCGGGTACGACCAGCGATGCGGAAGGAAAATTTTCTCTTTCTGTACCAGCCGGGGCCGTACTCGTTTTCAGTAATATCAATTACGACACGCGGGAAATGGAAGTTGGCGACCAAACTTCAATGATCGTACAACTCGTAACCAAAGTTTCCGATCTGAATACGGTGGTCGTGGTTGGTTATGGCTCCAGGAGCAAGGCCGATGTTGGGGGCGCTGTAATTTCGGTGGACGAAAAAATATTGAAAGATCGTCCCGTGACCAATACCTTATCAGCGCTGCAAGGCGCTGCTCCGGGTTTAGTAATCACCCGCAGCAACGGTCAACCCGGCCGGGAAGGATGGACTGCCCGCATCCGTGGTATTACCAGCTTGGGAGCGCAAAATGCGCCGCTCTTCATCATCGATGGTGTAGAAGGCGATATTAACTCGATTAACCCGAATGATATTCAAAATATTACCGTTCTAGAAGATGCCGCTTCCGCCGCCATTTACGGCGCCAAAGCAGGTGGCGGTGTGATCTTGGTGACAACGAAAGGCGGGAAGGCTAACCAAAAAACCAGGGTGGATTTCTCCTCCATGTACACCTGGCGGACTACCTATGCGCGTCCCGAAGGATTGAGCTCAAGGAAAGAAGGGGAGTTGTTGAATGCTGCCAACGTAAACGGGGGCGGTAACCCCGCTTTCAGCGAGCAACAATTGGAATGGTTTGACGATCCGAACGTAGATGATTATCTAAACCCGAATACCAATCAATGGGAATATTATTACAATAATAGCATGCAGGATATCCTGATGCGCAACCAAAGCCCGCAAAGAAACCTGAACCTCTCCGTAAGCGGTGGCGGCGATAAGTCTTCGTTCCTGTTTTCAATGGGATACCTTGACCAACAAGGAGTATTCAAATTCGGGCCTGACCAATATAGCCGCTTCAATGCCCGGATTAATTACAATACGAAGTTTTCAAATGTATTTAGCCTAGATACCAGGCTTTCCTTTGCCAAGGAAAATATCATGGCGCCTTCGGTGGGCGTATCCGGGAGTTATGGTTTGATGTATAACGTGTATTCCATCCGCGCATCGAGGAACCCTATTTTCACACCGGGATCCGATGGTAAGTTATACGCATTTATCGGCACGATTTCCAATGCTTACCCGATACTGAAAGACGGCGGTTACGATGACGAGGATAAGTACAACGTCAACGGCGTAGTAACTCTTTCTGCCAAGCAAATCGTGAAGGGATTAAACCTAAAAGCGGTATATAGCCCCGGCTTAGTGCTTTCTAACAGGGAAATTTATAATAAAACCGTTCCCCGTTGGACGATAGATCAAAACATGAACCCGGTGCCCGGAACTTCCATTAACCCGGTAAATTCCCTTAACAAGAGCAGGCCGTATTCTATTACACAAAACTTCTTCACCACGGCAGATTATAACTATTCGATCGATAAACATAATTTCAACTTATTGGGTGGTTATGAATATAAAATCTACCAATACGACCGGATCCAGGCCATCCAAAGGGCATTATTATTGAACGATTTCCCTACCCTCAATTATACAACCTTGGCGAATGCCGACGTGGGTAACGTATCGGATAATATCCAGGTTAATACTTGGATCTCGTATTTCGGCAGGCTGTCTTATAACTACAACAAGAAATACTATTTAGAAGGTACCTTCAGGCGCGATGGAAGCTCCAGGCTAGCGCCGGGGCATAAATTCCAGAACTTTTACGCGGTCAATGCTTTCTGGAGAATAGCCGAAGAAGAATGGTTTAAAACCGCCTTGCCCTGGATCGATGAATTTAAAGTTGCGGCATCTTACGGTACTACCGGCGGGGCGCAAACATCAGACCCGAATGCTAACAACTACGATTTCCAAAGTCCGCTCTCCAGGTCTTATTACCCTTTCAACGATGCCCGTACGGCGATGTTTTGGCAAGGATCATTACCGGCAGACAGCAAAGCATGGGAAATCATCAAAACGGCTAATATCGGCTTCGATCTTGAAATGCTGAGAAGCAGGCTGCGCATCCACTTTGATTATTTCAAGAAGACCAACGACAATGTATTCGTTGCCCAACAATTGCCTTCTATGCTAGGTGTGGCGCCGAATGCAGCCAACTTGGCCGCGATCAAGGTAACCGGATGGGGCGTCAATATCAACTGGACTGACCAGTTTAAAAACGGTAGTTACTTTATCTCCGCCAACCTGAGTGATGATAAGAATACCGTTGTGAAAAACATCGGCGGTACCGTGTATGGACAGGGAATTAATTCAGCCCTGGTTGGCATGTCTACCAATTCAATCTTCGGCTATAAAGCAGATGGATATTTTGATACAGAAGATGAATTAGCAGGATCACCGGTGCGTGTCAGCAATACATCTGTAGGTGATATCAAGCTAATAGACAGGAATAAAGACGGTTTCATTAACGAGGGTGTCAATACAGCCGAAAATCATGGCGACCTGGTGTACCTGGGTAATACCAACTCCCGTTATGTATTTGGTATTAATGCCGGGGTAAACTGGAAAGGATTCGATATATCCGTGTTATTTAACGGGGTAGGTAAGAGGAATGTATTGATTAATCCTGAAAACGCTATGGCATTTTACAGCGGCTGGATCATGCCTTGGAAAATCCACGAAGACTACTGGAGACCTGATAACCTCGATGCCAAGTTCCCTAGAATATTGGTGAGCGATAGGATCAACAATGTTGTGTCATCGCATTGGGTACAGGATGCCAGCTATATCCGTTTAAAGAATTTACAAGTTGGCTACACCCTAACCAAGGATAAACATCACATCAAGGGATTAGGTGATGTACGCCTTTATTTTTCCGGCCAGGATTTGTGGGAAAAAACAGGCATGTGGTTTAATTACTACGACCCTGAAAATACGGACAGGATCTCTTACGGCTACCCGATGTGGAGAAGTTACGCAATGGGGCTGAATGTTAGCTTCTAG